One genomic segment of Drosophila melanogaster chromosome 3L includes these proteins:
- the FRG1 gene encoding FSHD region gene 1: MSDYDHARIKKLVLKGEKLKKSKKRKKEKDEAGSSKKAKVVVDEDAVKHGGWWAAKTAADITGTVSIEFGDRSYLKAMDNGLFTLGAPHNAGDGPDPEEIFTAFPINDRKVAFKSGYGKYLKIEKDGMVTGRSEAVGGMEQWEPVFEEQRMALLSETGHFMSIDPQDDACVALRKKVGQHEICKVRSNASRDVVIDTEPKEEKGDLGEVEKNYVKKFQKFQDKKMRINQNDVKELEQAKAQGSLHETLLDRRSKMKADRYCK; encoded by the exons ATGTCAGACTACGATCATGCACGCATTAAGAAATTGGTTCTAAAAGGCGAGAAACTCAA AAAGAGCAAAAAACGCAAGAAGGAAAAGGATGAGGCTGGATCTTCCAAAAAGGCCAAGGTAGTAGTGGATGAGGATGCCGTGAAGCACGGCGGTTGGTGGGCAGCAAAGACAGCGGCCGACATCACCGGTACAGTGTCCATAGAGTTTGGCGATAGGAGTTACCTAAAGGCCATGGACAATGG TCTCTTCACATTGGGAGCACCACACAACGCTGGCGATGGCCCAGATCCCGAGGAGATTTTCACGGCTTTTCCCATCAACGACCGAAAGGTAGCGTTTAAGTCTGGCTATGGCAAGTACTTGAAAATTGAGAAGGATGGAATGGTCACGGGGCGCTCCGAAGCAGTGGGCGGCATGGAGCAGTGGGAGCCGGTTTTTGAG GAACAACGAATGGCTCTTCTATCCGAAACCGGACACTTTATGTCGATCGATCCCCAAGACGACGCCTGCGTGGCATTGCGAAAGAAGGTGGGTCAGCATGAGATCTGTAAAGTGCGGAGTAATGCGAGCAGGGATGTGGTCATCGATACGGAGCCCAAGGAAGAAAAGGGAGACTTGGGCGAAGTCGAGAAGAACTATGT gaaaaaatttcaaaagttcCAGGACAAGAAGATGCGGATTAATCAGAACGATGTCAAAGAACTCGAGCAGGCAAAAGCTCAGGGATCTTTGCATGAAACTCTTCTGGATAGACGCAGTAAAATGAAAGCCGATCGGTATTGCAAGTAA
- the Pex23 gene encoding peroxin 23 yields the protein MPSFYLFAASSEGRVYTLSTNSGAWRELPYLGLEFKKICAVPNFLWAIGGDRQVYVHVHGLDVPIRIREESYENERWLPIEGFSKTLLPTDRYRYSSADGSVERGVDKIRLPSMAWQWDGDWHLDLELDGQPLTEDGWMYALDFPATYSAKKSWNSYVRRRKWVRYRRYAALNSWCAVAPLHKDPTQEPFIDVAIGGTCVPNAPAGTLCVWAITAHGRAMFRTGVSKTAPEGLRWTAVPTPTGSELAQISVGPTGLVWAVLHNGRVIVRTGVTRDNLVGDSWLDVKTPVAASSLRIVHVSVGTDAVWCVTNDHHAWFRRGVKGEAAGISEDSAIGKGWVEMVGNISMVSVAANDQVFAIGAADRCLYHRSGVTSADPTGKKWRLIQCPMQISRTSSSLSIVSRKSGGSSSTPGSKHQSFSNLYSKEKEKGVVETCAVIETVLNSSTGSCSSNGGPPGLLKNERWKLSADSPPTIGSLNLNDRHKQRTAALRETSHASSAPAADVVEVVTGKFETQLRNPRAWSPVRSVGSVVGTEAHPESDSTVFESDSTHHGSDVFLGEDDDHTGSQFWTECGILWSCVASGAVTVDASNMPNWFNEQTSDSKVDVNANWRKDIVNKLQRRQEKLAKLQTVAKFEKAVELSSWVKSADARYQRPGGEFEDCIIELEWVSSGSGTDTNSSENSRSGDSGTFTVLSPDGAATKIQFPLSDITCVQCCSEAGAPRIAIHAPHLPVNCSPVKLQFSSDSEMEDWLSHLSSVCSQINTMVGKPAGNAIWITSELGDVFVFDPANMKAHQTSEPSEGYVEKMDVSTCETPYYNTLYNGMPCGTELEISGCVYDDADQIRFDLQSHSAVKVQPHRVEKHRVIALHLNPRFNERTTVLNSMKESEWLDEIRNDKMAFAPGATFSLKIRALQDHYLIIVNNAVYTDYKYRIDPESVTRLYVSGRIKLFNVLYRCPSLIVSMERMHWRQMGGHIKRIFNSGVDVVWGISCDNTGWVYNGGWGGMFLKGLEGSGKINPMIDTHTYYVYENQRWNPISGFTAKSLPTDRHMWSDATGRQKRSKEHTKLLSTHCEWISDWAIDYNIPGGADKEGWQYAIDFPANYHAHKKLTDCVRRRRWMKRCRLSSSGPWQELSQSKILDAALQVLDEDVDHSCSGERNTAVAAWAIASNGDVLIRHGVCSLNPRGDAWEHITSDQPLVGISVGPTGQVWTVARNGMVFFRYGISRQNPCGDAWQQVEAPAGVTFKAISVGRAGIWALDNQQRLAVRKEISRTFPEGSHWQFLPNAANVPPHTDQHCGFRSVSVGSEVWAISLNGIICRRCGITEENPAGVGWNLGIAGQWQNVSVEGYM from the exons ATGCCGAGCTTCTACCTATTCGCCGCCAGCAGTGAAGGGCGCGTCTACACGCTGTCCACCAACTCCGGAGCGTGGCGCGAACTTCCCTATCTGGGATTGGAGTTCAAGAAGATCTGCGCTGTGCCCAACTTTTTGTGGGCCATTGGCGGCGACCGCCAGGTGTACGTTCATGTGCACGGTCTGGACGTGCCCATTCGGATTCGGGAGGAGTCGTACGAGAACGAGCGCTGGCTGCCCATCGAAGGATTTTCGAAGACGCTGCTGCCCACTGATCGGTACAGATATTCCTCCGCCGATGGCAGTGTGGAGCGTGGTGTGGACAAAATCCGACTGCCCTCGATGGCGTGGCAATGGGACGGCGACTGGCACCTGGACTTAGAGCTCGATGGACAGCCGCTGACCGAGGATGGCTGGATGTACGCCCTGGACTTTCCGGCCACGTACTCGGCAAAGAAGTCTTGGAACTCGTATGTGCGACGACGCAAGTGGGTGAGATATAGGAGGTATGCAGCCTTGAATAGCTGGTGCGCGGTGGCACCACTACACAAGGATCCCACGCAGGAGCCCTTCATAGACGTGGCTATAGGCGGCACTTGTGTTCCCAACGCTCCTGCCGGCACTTTGTGTGTCTGGGCCATTACCGCCCATGGCAGGGCTATGTTTCGCACGGGGGTGTCCAAAACGGCGCCCGAGGGTCTTCGCTGGACAGCTGTACCCACGCCCACGGGCAGTGAACTCGCGCAGATCAGCGTGGGACCCACAGGATTGGTATGGGCGGTACTCCATAACGGCCGAGTTATCGTACGTACTGGTGTAACCAGAGACAACCTAGTCGGTGACTCGTGGTTGGATGTCAAAACCCCCGTGGCCGCCAGTAGCTTGCGCATTGTTCACGTTTCCGTGGGCACCGATGCTGTGTGGTGTGTAACCAATGATCATCACGCCTGGTTCAGGAGAGGCGTCAAGGGTGAAGCAGCGGGCATAAGCGAGGATTCGGCCATTGGCAAGGGCTGGGTGGAAATGGTGGGAAACATTTCAATGGTCTCTGTGGCGGCCAACGATCAG GTCTTTGCCATTGGAGCCGCTGACCGTTGTTTGTACCACCGCTCTGGGGTGACCTCTGCCGACCCTACTGGCAAAAAATGGCGTTTAATTCAATGTCCCATGCAAATCAGCCGCACTTCTAGCTCTCTATCCATAGTCTCTCGTAAAAGCGGCGGAAGTAGTTCAACGCCAGGCTCAAAGCACCAGAGCTTCTCCAATTTGTACtccaaggagaaggagaagggtGTGGTAGAGACGTGTGCAGTTATAGAAACTGTGCTCAACAGCTCTACGGGCTCCTGCTCTAGTAATGGCGGTCCACCTGGTCTTCTTAAGAACGAACGTTGGAAACTCAGTGCCGATTCACCTCCGACAATTGGAAGTCTGAATCTCAACGATCGCCACAAGCAGAGAACGGCGGCGCTTCGCGAAACTTCACATGCTTCCAGTGCTCCCGCAGCGGATGTGGTGGAGGTGGTAACTGGCAAGTTTGAGACCCAGCTGAGGAATCCAAGAGCTTGGTCTCCCGTCCGAAGTGTTGGGTCCGTCGTGGGCACTGAAGCGCATCCAGAGAGCGATTCGACCGTGTTTGAGTCGGACTCCACGCACCATGGATCGGATGTGTTTCTGGGAGAAGATGACGACCATACGGGATCACAATTTTGGACAGAATGCGGGATACTATGGAGCTGCGTAGCTTCAGGTGCTGTGACTGTGGATGCCAGCAACATGCCCAATTGGTTTAACGAGCAGACGAGCGACAGTAAAGTGGACGTGAATGCCAATTGGCGAAAGGATATTGTGAACAAGTTGCAGCGACGTCAGGAGAAACTGGCCAAGCTTCAGACTGTGGCCAAGTTCGAGAAGGCAGTGGAGCTTTCTTCGTGGGTCAAATCGGCGGATGCGCGCTATCAGCGACCTGGAGGCGAGTTTGAGGATTGTATCATCGAACTTGAGTGGGTaagcagtggcagtggcactGACACAAATAGTAGTGAAAACTCGCGATCCGGGGACTCTGGAACTTTTACGGTACTTAGTCCGGATGGAGCCGCCACGAAGATTCAGTTCCCGTTGTCAGACATCACCTGTGTTCAGTGCTGCAGTGAAGCCGGAGCACCGCGGATCGCTATTCATGCTCCTCATCTTCCCGTAAACTGTTCGCCCGTTAAGCTACAGTTCTCCAGTGACTCGGAAATGGAGGACTGGTTGTCCCACCTGTCGTCAGTCTGTAGCCAGATCAACACTATGGTGGGAAAACCGGCTGGCAATGCGATCTGGATAACCAGCGAGTTGGGCGATGTCTTTGTGTTTGATCCCGCCAACATGAAGGCACATCAGACAAGTGAACCCAGCGAGGGATACGTGGAGAAGATGGATGTTTCCACTTGCGAAACTCCATACTACAATACTCTTTACAATGG AATGCCATGTGGTACTGAGCTAGAGATATCTGGCTGTGTGTACGATGACGCTGATCAGATTCGTTTCGACTTGCAGTCGCATTCTGCAGTAAAAGTTCAGCCTCATCGCGTGGAGAAGCATCGGGTCATTGCTCTGCACCTGAATCCCCGTTTCAACGAACGCACCACGGTGCTCAACTCGATGAAGGAGTCCGAATGGCTGGACGAGATTCGCAATGACAAAATGGCCTTTGCTCCCGGAGCAACTTTTTCGTTGAAAATAAG GGCTCTGCAAGATCACTACTTGATCATCGTGAACAATGCCGTATATACCGACTACAAGTACCGCATCGATCCGGAAAGCGTGACGCGGCTTTATGTGAGTGGCCGTATTAAGCTTTTCAATGTACTCTACCGCTGCCCCTCCCTAATTGTCTCAATGGAGCGCATGCACTGGCGCCAAATGGGCGGTCACATTAAGAGGATTTTCAACAGCGGCGTGGATGTGGTGTGGGGCATATCCTGTGACAACACTGGCTGGGTTTACAACGGAGGCTGGGGAGGAATGTTCCTAAAGGGCTTGGAGGGGTCCGGCAAAATTAACCCAATGATTGACACACACACCTACTATGTGTACGAAAATCAACGTTGGAATCCAATCAGTGGTTTCACGGCGAAGAGCCTGCCGACGGATCGGCACATGTGGAGCGATGCTACTGGGCGGCAGAAGCGGAGCAAGGAGCACACCAAGCTGCTGTCTACGCACTGCGAATGGATCTCCGATTGGGCCATTGACTACAACATTCCTGGGGGCGCGGACAAGGAGGGCTGGCAATACGCCATCGACTTCCCCGCCAACTACCATGCTCACAAAAAACTCACAGATTGCGTGCGTCGACGAAGATGGATGAAGCGATGTCGTCTTAGCAGCAGCGGACCATGGCAGGAGCTTAGTCAGTCCAAAATCCTTGATGCTGCCCTGCAG GTATTGGATGAAGATGTGGATCACAGCTGTTCGGGTGAGAGAAACACAGCAGTGGCTGCCTGGGCGATTGCCTCCAATGGTGATGTCCTCATCCGGCATGGTGTATGCAGCTTAAACCCTCGTGGCGATGCCTGGGAGCACATAACCAGCGACCAGCCGTTAGTTGGGATCAGCGTGGGGCCCACAGGTCAGGTGTGGACTGTGGCGCGCAACGGCATGGTGTTCTTCCGGTATGGCATCAGCAGGCAGAATCCGTGCGGCGATGCCTGGCAACAAGTGGAGGCACCCGCGGGTGTGACCTTTAAAGCGATAAGCGTGGGTCGGGCTGGGATTTGGGCGCTGGACAACCAGCAACGTTTGGCTGTGCGTAAGGAGATTTCGAGGACTTTCCCTGAGGGCTCCCACTGGCAGTTTCTGCCCAATGCCGCCAATGTGCCACCGCACACGGATCAGCATTGTGGCTTCCGCTCGGTGTCCGTGGGCTCCGAGGTGTGGGCCATCTCCCTCAATGGTATCATTTGCAGGCGCTGCGGAATTACAGAGGAAAATCCTGCAGGCGTAGGATGGAACCTTGGCATTGCG GGCCAATGGCAAAATGTCTCTGTCGAAGGATATATGTGA
- the SCCRO4 gene encoding squamous cell carcinoma-related oncogene 4, isoform B: MPRGKRRAADTISDNMDHGQPKRARTSYTSIPTQQSSRRHIRLEDGFSQKRCMAWFQEYTTPDEPETLGPDGMEKFCEDIGVEPENIVMLVLAYKMGATQMGFFSQQEWLKGLTELDCDSAAKMVVKLDYLRSILNDPNSFKSIYRYAYDFAKDSDQRCMDILTAKAMLQLLLGKHWPLYPQFAQFLEQSKYKAINKDQWCNILEFSRTISIDLSNYDIDGAWPVMLDEFVEWLRLQRSQVTSTTGSS, encoded by the exons ATGCCACGGGGAAAACGCCGAGCTGCAGATACTATTAGCGACAACATGGATCATGGTCAACCGAAGAGGGCCCGAACCAGCTACACCAGCATACCCACACAACAGAGCAGCAG ACGCCATATCAGATTGGAAGATGGCTTCAGTCAAAAGCGTTGCATGGCCTGGTTCCAGGAGTACACAACACCAGATGAACCGGAGACATTGG GTCCCGATGGCATGGAAAAATTCTGCGAGGATATCGGCGTGGAGCCCGAGAATATTGTGATGCTGGTGCTGGCCTACAAAATGGGCGCCACCCAGATGGGCTTCTTCAGCCAGCAGGAGTGGCTAAAGGGCCTCACAGAACTCGACTGCGATTCGGCAGCGAAAATGGTTGTGAAATTGGACTATCTGCGCAGCATACTCAACGATCCCAACTCCTTTAAAAGCATCTACAGATACGCCTACGACTTTGCCAAG GACTCGGACCAACGGTGTATGGATATACTCACTGCCAAAGCCATGCTTCAACTACTTTTGGGCAAACATTGGCCTCTGTATCCACAGTTCGCACAGTTTCTAGAGCAATCAAAGTACAAGGCGATCAACAAAGATCAGTGGTGTAATATTCTCGAGTTCTCGCGCACCATTAGCATTGATCTATCAAACTACGATATCGACGGAGCTT GGCCCGTCATGCTGGATGAGTTTGTTGAATGGCTGCGCCTGCAGCGGAGTCAGGTCACCTCCACAACCGGATCTAGCTGA
- the CG32225 gene encoding uncharacterized protein — MMKLSGLRRSLPRDQGLGNCLNVALIYSALLALFMTAAQGLQLSAFTTKTPRVSKYTTKSPSASSMNHDATASLYRFNATNGITCILMQVDGLISIKYRNKLNEDVEADLYMPDDPQLSGECVESNMEILTMDFKGFRLSMTFKKSSGGEGWYINLFELTYSSSNWLFEHPDRPNLDVRLTSPAQTPMYFPTPVGKSYVCDKEQTVIMYAPHDSGDLSGHIAKLYLRDMHMQSFMFKDSGKWGPSFHCSATGSYRDETAPLAVGTALAIAVLLTISGYGGWRYFKIKKVQYGSME; from the exons ATGATGAAACTGTCCGGTCTTAGGCGGTCCTTACCCAGGGACCAAGGATTGGGCAACTGCCTCAACGTGGCACTGATTTACTCAGCGCTCCTAGCACTTTTCA TGACCGCCGCCCAGGGACTACAGCTGAGTGCCTTCACAACGAAGACGCCGCGGGTCAGCAAGTACACAACCAAGTCGCCATCG GCCTCCTCCATGAACCACGATGCCACCGCCTCGCTGTATCGTTTCAATGCCACCAACGGCATCACCTGCATTCTGATGCAGGTGGACGGACTTATCAGCATTAAGTACCGGAACAAGCTGAACGAGGATGTGGAGGCCGATTTGTACATGCCGGATGATCCCCAGCTGAGTGGCGAGTGCGTCGAGTCCAACATGGAAATTCTCACCATGGACTTTAAGGGTTTCCGGCTGTCCATGACATTTAAAAAG TCGTCCGGCGGCGAGGGTTGGTATATCAACCTGTTTGAACTGACCTACTCGTCCTCCAACTGGCTGTTCGAGCACCCCGATCGTCCCAACTTGGACGTGAGGCTGACCTCGCCCGCCCAGACGCCGATGTACTTCCCCACGCCGGTGGGTAAGTCCTATGTCTGCGACAAGGAGCAGACTGTGATCATGTACGCCCCGCACGATTCCGGCGACCTGTCGGGGCATATAGCCAAGCTGTATCTGCGCGACATGCACATGCAGAGCTTCATGTTCAAGGACAGCGGCAAGTGGGGCCCGTCCTTCCACTGCAGCGCCACAGGATCCTATCGCGACGAGACAGCGCCCCTGGCCGTGGGAACTGCACTGGCCATTGCCGTGCTACTGACCATATCCGGATACGGCGGTTGGAG ATACTTCAAAATCAAGAAGGTTCAGTACGGTTCTATGGAGTGA
- the SCCRO4 gene encoding squamous cell carcinoma-related oncogene 4, isoform D encodes MAERHIRLEDGFSQKRCMAWFQEYTTPDEPETLGPDGMEKFCEDIGVEPENIVMLVLAYKMGATQMGFFSQQEWLKGLTELDCDSAAKMVVKLDYLRSILNDPNSFKSIYRYAYDFAKDSDQRCMDILTAKAMLQLLLGKHWPLYPQFAQFLEQSKYKAINKDQWCNILEFSRTISIDLSNYDIDGAWPVMLDEFVEWLRLQRSQVTSTTGSS; translated from the exons ATGGCAGA ACGCCATATCAGATTGGAAGATGGCTTCAGTCAAAAGCGTTGCATGGCCTGGTTCCAGGAGTACACAACACCAGATGAACCGGAGACATTGG GTCCCGATGGCATGGAAAAATTCTGCGAGGATATCGGCGTGGAGCCCGAGAATATTGTGATGCTGGTGCTGGCCTACAAAATGGGCGCCACCCAGATGGGCTTCTTCAGCCAGCAGGAGTGGCTAAAGGGCCTCACAGAACTCGACTGCGATTCGGCAGCGAAAATGGTTGTGAAATTGGACTATCTGCGCAGCATACTCAACGATCCCAACTCCTTTAAAAGCATCTACAGATACGCCTACGACTTTGCCAAG GACTCGGACCAACGGTGTATGGATATACTCACTGCCAAAGCCATGCTTCAACTACTTTTGGGCAAACATTGGCCTCTGTATCCACAGTTCGCACAGTTTCTAGAGCAATCAAAGTACAAGGCGATCAACAAAGATCAGTGGTGTAATATTCTCGAGTTCTCGCGCACCATTAGCATTGATCTATCAAACTACGATATCGACGGAGCTT GGCCCGTCATGCTGGATGAGTTTGTTGAATGGCTGCGCCTGCAGCGGAGTCAGGTCACCTCCACAACCGGATCTAGCTGA
- the polo gene encoding polo, isoform B, whose amino-acid sequence MAAKPEDKSTDIPDRLVDINQRKTYKRMRFFGKGGFAKCYEIIDVETDDVFAGKIVSKKLMIKHNQKEKTAQEITIHRSLNHPNIVKFHNYFEDSQNIYIVLELCKKRSMMELHKRRKSITEFECRYYIYQIIQGVKYLHDNRIIHRDLKLGNLFLNDLLHVKIGDFGLATRIEYEGERKKTLCGTPNYIAPEILTKKGHSFEVDIWSIGCVMYTLLVGQPPFETKTLKDTYSKIKKCEYRVPSYLRKPAADMVIAMLQPNPESRPAIGQLLNFEFLKGSKVPMFLPSSCLTMAPRIGSNDTIEDSMHRKPLMEMNGIRPDDTRLESTFLKANLHDAITASAQVCRHSEDYRSDIESLYQQLTNLINGKPRILQGNLGDENTDPAAQPLFWISKWVDYSDKYGFGYQLCDEGIGVMFNDTTKLILLPNQINVHFIDKDGKETYMTTTDYCKSLDKKMKLLSYFKRYMIEHLVKAGANNVNIESDQISRMPHLHSWFRTTCAVVMHLTNGSVQLNFSDHMKLILCPRMSAITYMDQEKNFRTYRFSTIVENGVSKDLYQKIRYAQEKLRKMLEKMFT is encoded by the exons ATGGCCGCGAAGCCCGAGGATAAGAGCACGGATATTCCGGATCGCCTCGTCGACATCAACCAGCGGAAAACCTACAAGCGCATGCGGTTCTTCGGCAAG GGCGGGTTTGCAAAATGTTACGAGATCATCGATGTGGAAACCGACGACGTCTTCGCCGGCAAGATCGTATCCAAGAAGCTGATGATCAAACACAATCAGAAGGAGAAGACCGCCCAGGAGATAACTATTCACCGCAGCCTTAACCATCCGAACATTGTCAAGTTTCACAACTACTTTGAAGATTCGCAGAATATCTACATTGTGCTGGAGCTGTGCAAGAAAAGA TCCATGATGGAGCTGCACAAACGTAGGAAAAGCATTACGGAGTTCGAATGCCGCTACTACATTTACCAGATAATCCAGGGCGTTAAGTACTTGCACGATAACCGCATTATCCATCGAGATCTGAAGCTGGGCAATCTCTTCCTCAACGATTTGTTGCACGTGAAGATCGGGGATTTCGGGTTGGCCACGCGCATTGAGTATGAGGGCGAGCGAAAAAAGACCTTATGCGGAACGCCCAACTATATAGCCCCGGAGATCCTCACCAAGAAGGGCCACTCCTTCGAGGTGGACATCTGGTCGATTGGCTGCGTCATGTACACACTGCTTGTGGGCCAGCCGCCGTTCGAAACCAAGACTCTGAAGGATACGTACTCGAAAATCAAGAAGTGCGAGTACCGCGTGCCCAGCTACTTAAGGAAACCGGCGGCGGATATGGTCATCGCCATGCTGCAGCCAAATCCGGAGAGCCGCCCGGCAATTGGTCAGCTGCTGAACTTTGAGTTCCTCAAGGGCTCAAAGGTGCCCATGTTCTTGCCCAGCTCTTGTCTGACAATGGCGCCGCGTATCGGCAGCAACGACACCATCGAGGATTCGATGCACCGCAAGCCACTGATGGAGATGAACGGCATCAGGCCCGACGACACTCGTCTGGAGTCGACCTTCCTCAAGGCCAATCTGCACGACGCCATTACCGCGTCAGCGCAGGTGTGCCGCCACAGCGAGGACTATCGCAGCGATATCGAGAGCCTGTACCAGCAGCTCACTAATCTTATCAACGGAAAG CCGCGAATTCTGCAAGGCAATCTGGGCGACGAGAACACAGATCCTGCAGCGCAGCCGCTCTTCTGGATATCCAAGTGGGTTGACTACAGCGACAAGTACGGATTTGGTTACCAGCTGTGCGATGAGGGCATCGGCGTGATGTTCAACGACACCACAAAGCTGATCCTGCTGCCGAATCAGATCAACGTACACTTCATCGACAAGGATGGCAAGGAGACGTACATGACCACCACGGATTACTGCAAGTCGCTTGACAAGAAGATGAAGCTGCTGTCGTACTTTAAGCGCTACATGATCGAGCACCTGGTGAAGGCAGGTGCCAACAATGTGAACATTGAGAGCGATCAAATCTCGCGTATGCCCCATTTACACTCCTGGTTCCGTACAACATGTGCCGTAGTTATGCATTTGACCAACGGTTCTGTGCAG CTAAACTTCTCAGATCACATGAAGCTCATCCTCTGCCCGCGCATGAGTGCTATAACCTATATGGACCAGGAGAAGAACTTCCGCACCTACCGATTTTCGACCATTGTGGAGAACGGCGTGTCTAAAGACTTGTACCAGAAGATCCGATATGCCCAGGAGAAACTTAGGAAAATGCTGGAGAAGATGTTCACATAA
- the alphaSnap gene encoding alpha soluble NSF attachment protein has product MGDNEQKALQLMAEAEKKLTQQKGFLGSLFGGSNKVEDAIECYQRAGNMFKMSKNWTKAGECFCEAATLHARAGSRHDAGTCYVDASNCYKKVDVESAVNCLMKSIDIYTDMGRFTMAAKHHQSIAEMYESDPNNLAKSIQHYEQAADYFKGEESVSSANKCMLKVAQYAAQLEDYEKAISIYEQVAASSLESSLLKYSAKEYFFRAALCHLSVDLLNAQHAIEKYAQQYPAFQDSREFKLIKVLCENLEEQNIEGFTEAVKDYDSISRLDQWYTTILLRIKKAADEDPDLR; this is encoded by the exons ATGGGTGACAACGAACAGAAGGCGCTCCAGCTGATGGCCGAGGCGGAGAAGAAGTTGACCCAGCAGAAGGGCTTTCTGGGATCGCTGTTCGG AGGGTCCAACAAGGTGGAGGACGCCATCGAGTGCTACCAGCGGGCGGGCAACATGTTTAAGATGTCCAAAAACTGGACAAAGGCTGGGGAGTGCTTCTGCGAGGCGGCAACTCTACACGCGCGGGCTGGAAGTCGTCACGATGCCGGAACCTGCTACGTAGACGCTTCCAACTGCTACAAGAAGGTGGACGTGGAGAGCGCCGTCAACTGCCTGATGAAGTCCATCGACATCTACACGGATATGGGCCGCTTTACGATGGCTGCCAAACATCACCAAAGCATCGCCGAGATGTACGAAAGTGATCCCAATAATCTG GCCAAGTCTATTCAGCACTATGAGCAGGCGGCTGATTACTTCAAGGGTGAAGAGTCGGTCAGTTCGGCCAACAAGTGCATGTTGAAGGTGGCCCAGTACGCCGCCCAACTGGAGGATTACGAGAAAGCAATATCCATATACGAGCAGGTGGCCGCCTCCTCGCTGGAGAGCTCTCTGCTCAAGTACAGTGCCAAGGAGTACTTCTTCAGGGCCGCTCTATGCCATCTCAGCGTGGACCTCCTGAACGCCCAGCATGCCATCGAAAAGTATGCGCAGCAGTACCCAGCATTCCAGGACTCCAGGGAGTTCAAGCTCATCAAG GTGTTGTGCGAGAATCTAGAGGAACAGAACATCGAGGGATTCACAGAGGCCGTCAAGGACTACGACAGCATCTCCCGGTTGGATCAGTGGTACACCACCATCTTGCTGCGGATCAAGAAGGCTGCGGACGAGGATCCCGATCTGCGATAa